The Tolypothrix sp. PCC 7712 region TTTATCCAATGCCAAACTGCATACCGTTGTTGCCGAACAGCTCTATCCTCTAATTACTTCTAATAGTGTTACCGAAAACCGTGTGACAGCAGTATTAGAATCAATTCCTGTCAAAATTGGCGGTGGTAGAAAGGAAATCCCTTTAATAGATTTACTCCCACTGCAATGCCAGGTTAACTTAGTAGATATTTTAGAAAAATATCAACGAGAAATTTAA contains the following coding sequences:
- a CDS encoding DUF3181 family protein, translated to MAKTNTTELLEALAAEIGDNVYIDIAKWHLYLSNAKLHTVVAEQLYPLITSNSVTENRVTAVLESIPVKIGGGRKEIPLIDLLPLQCQVNLVDILEKYQREI